One window from the genome of Deinococcus sp. NW-56 encodes:
- a CDS encoding ABC transporter permease yields the protein MTYHFRQALLAMRGNLTATLGTLTTMTLTLLMLGGVLLLTLNVNRTLEGLESQVEVAAFLEGDADGAALLGRVEVLPGVREARLVSSEEVLAEMTRDYPSTAEAAGLVGNPFPDTLRVRVGRVEDSRPVAEAVAKLPGVDDVEYGAGYVDQAVRTLTTVRAAGYGLVALLFAGTLLSILNAVRVAMYARRKEISVMRLLGATRGFIRTPHVIEGVLLGTLSSALALAVLAPGYLALAERVATFAPVFPVVQDLDTLLPLLGAVAMLGILTGLAGSLFATRRYLRELE from the coding sequence GTGACCTACCACTTCCGTCAGGCCCTCCTCGCCATGCGCGGCAACCTCACCGCCACGCTGGGCACACTGACCACCATGACGCTGACCCTGCTGATGCTGGGCGGGGTGCTGCTCCTCACGCTGAACGTGAACCGCACCCTGGAGGGGCTGGAATCGCAGGTGGAGGTGGCGGCCTTTCTGGAAGGGGACGCGGACGGGGCGGCGCTGCTGGGGCGGGTCGAGGTTCTTCCCGGCGTGCGCGAGGCCCGGCTGGTGTCCAGCGAGGAGGTCCTCGCGGAGATGACGCGTGACTACCCCTCCACCGCCGAGGCGGCGGGGCTGGTCGGCAACCCCTTTCCCGACACGCTGCGGGTGCGGGTGGGCCGGGTGGAGGACTCGCGCCCGGTGGCCGAGGCGGTGGCGAAACTGCCCGGCGTGGACGACGTGGAATACGGGGCGGGGTACGTGGATCAGGCGGTGCGGACGCTGACCACCGTGCGGGCGGCGGGGTACGGCCTGGTCGCGCTGCTGTTCGCGGGCACGCTGCTGAGCATCCTCAACGCCGTGCGGGTCGCCATGTATGCCCGGCGCAAGGAGATCAGCGTGATGCGGTTGCTGGGGGCCACACGCGGCTTTATCCGCACCCCGCACGTGATTGAAGGCGTGCTGCTGGGCACCCTCTCCTCGGCGCTCGCGCTCGCGGTGCTGGCTCCTGGGTATCTCGCGCTGGCCGAGCGGGTGGCGACCTTCGCGCCCGTCTTTCCGGTCGTGCAAGACCTCGACACGCTGCTGCCCCTCCTGGGCGCGGTGGCGATGCTGGGCATCCTGACCGGGCTGGCCGGGAGCCTGTTTGCCACCCGGCGCTACCTGCGGGAGCTGGAGTGA
- the ftsE gene encoding cell division ATP-binding protein FtsE: protein MIVFRNVSLAYPASGALALDDLNVRIHKGEFVYLVGHSGAGKSSFMNLVLKRALPSRGEVQVAGEPLSRYRGRRTALLRRRIGTVFQDNLLLEHLSAYDNVAFTLRVTGVPAREWPARVGTALRTVGLEGRADARPVQLSQGEQQRVAIARAIVADPPLLLADEPTGNLDPDHAREVLRVLQHVNLRGTTVVLATHARDLVQTFRHRTLTLRQGRLVRDDPAGGYAL, encoded by the coding sequence GTGATCGTCTTTCGCAACGTGAGCCTCGCGTACCCGGCGAGCGGGGCGCTGGCCCTCGACGACCTGAATGTCCGGATTCACAAGGGCGAATTCGTGTACCTGGTGGGGCATTCGGGCGCGGGCAAGAGCAGCTTTATGAATCTGGTGCTCAAACGGGCGCTGCCCAGCCGGGGCGAGGTGCAGGTCGCCGGGGAGCCGCTCTCGCGCTACCGGGGCCGCCGCACCGCCCTGCTGCGCCGCCGCATCGGGACCGTCTTTCAGGACAACCTGCTGCTTGAGCACCTCAGCGCCTACGACAACGTGGCCTTTACCCTGCGGGTGACGGGGGTGCCCGCCCGCGAGTGGCCTGCCCGCGTGGGAACGGCGCTGCGGACGGTGGGGCTGGAGGGCCGCGCCGACGCCCGCCCGGTGCAGCTCTCGCAGGGCGAGCAGCAGCGGGTCGCCATCGCCCGCGCCATCGTGGCCGATCCGCCGCTGCTGCTGGCCGACGAGCCGACGGGCAACCTCGACCCCGACCACGCCCGCGAGGTGCTGCGGGTGCTGCAACACGTCAACCTGCGCGGCACCACGGTGGTCCTCGCCACCCACGCCCGCGACCTCGTGCAGACCTTCCGCCACCGCACCCTGACCCTGCGCCAGGGGCGGCTGGTGCGGGACGATCCGGCGGGGGGGTACGCGCTGTGA
- a CDS encoding S41 family peptidase gives MNRKRMMLVAGSLAATAAVGYAQLGGYTQADLTRTDTGRAFLQVLGELQRSYLYPIDQDKVLRGAINGALGSLDDEFTYYSEPADTAIDTQNLQGEFGGIGVTLVAANPDGTGGKIDNVYKGGAAADNGVQIGDVFVKIGDTDVMTSKLDEIVRLVRGPKGSTVNVTFARNGKPYTVKMERRQVTIVSVEQTVLPGNVGYIALNTFYNEKASEQFRAAVASMKQKGVQKLILDLRDNGGGLLNAGVDVADQFLGSGNIVSLKDRTGRAQVYGRASTRPTDYTGKLVVLVNKNSASASEVVAGALQDLKRATVIGEQTFGKGVAQIPVNTVDGGKVAIVNSAWLTPQGREIHKKGIKPDVTVADTRSTTPFNFSGSGLTPNAKVTLTVEGKPVTVTADKEGKFTYTAEVKRPVRSTTQGEATVDLAGDAILRRAVETLK, from the coding sequence GTGAACCGGAAACGCATGATGCTGGTGGCGGGGTCCCTCGCCGCGACCGCTGCCGTCGGCTACGCGCAGCTCGGCGGCTACACCCAGGCCGACCTGACCCGCACCGACACGGGCCGGGCCTTCTTGCAGGTGCTGGGCGAACTCCAGCGCTCGTACCTCTACCCCATCGACCAGGACAAGGTGCTGCGCGGCGCGATCAACGGGGCGCTCGGCAGCCTCGACGACGAGTTCACCTACTACTCCGAACCCGCCGATACCGCCATCGATACCCAGAACCTGCAGGGCGAGTTCGGCGGCATCGGCGTCACGCTGGTGGCCGCCAACCCCGACGGCACGGGCGGCAAGATCGACAACGTGTACAAGGGCGGAGCCGCCGCCGACAACGGGGTGCAGATCGGCGACGTGTTCGTGAAAATCGGCGACACGGACGTGATGACCTCCAAACTTGACGAGATCGTGCGGCTGGTGCGCGGTCCCAAGGGCAGCACGGTCAACGTGACCTTTGCCCGGAACGGCAAGCCCTACACCGTGAAGATGGAGCGGCGTCAGGTCACCATCGTGAGCGTGGAGCAGACGGTGCTGCCCGGAAATGTCGGCTACATCGCGCTGAACACCTTTTACAACGAGAAGGCCAGCGAGCAGTTCCGCGCGGCGGTCGCCTCCATGAAGCAGAAGGGCGTGCAGAAGCTGATTCTGGACCTGCGCGACAATGGCGGCGGCCTGCTGAACGCGGGCGTGGACGTGGCCGACCAGTTCCTGGGGTCGGGCAACATCGTGAGCCTCAAGGACCGCACGGGCCGCGCTCAGGTGTATGGGCGTGCCAGCACCCGCCCCACCGACTACACGGGCAAGCTGGTCGTGCTCGTCAACAAGAACAGTGCGAGCGCGAGCGAGGTCGTGGCCGGGGCGCTGCAGGACCTGAAGCGGGCGACCGTGATCGGGGAGCAGACCTTCGGCAAGGGCGTCGCGCAGATTCCGGTGAACACGGTGGACGGCGGCAAGGTCGCCATCGTGAACAGCGCGTGGCTGACGCCCCAGGGCCGCGAGATTCACAAGAAGGGCATCAAGCCCGACGTGACGGTGGCCGATACCCGCTCTACCACCCCGTTCAACTTCAGCGGCAGTGGCCTGACGCCGAACGCCAAGGTCACCCTGACCGTGGAAGGCAAGCCCGTGACCGTCACCGCCGACAAGGAAGGCAAGTTCACCTATACGGCCGAGGTCAAACGCCCCGTGCGCTCGACCACCCAGGGCGAGGCGACGGTGGACCTCGCCGGGGACGCGATCCTGCGGCGGGCCGTGGAGACGCTGAAGTAA
- a CDS encoding GNAT family N-acetyltransferase: MTPALPSLPVTLRDRRPDDLPTLTRWLTDPGAEWRRWDAPYFPAAGTTRTMEAYAEYLAAHGPDADEQVIDVDGVVVGMVNRSEEEPEGGGWWDLGILIYDPAYWGGGVGTRALSLWVQDTLNWTDAHVLTVTTWSGNERMLRLGARLGFRECARVRQARLWGGVRYDSVQMDLLRGEWRGLPRP, encoded by the coding sequence GTGACCCCTGCCCTGCCTTCCCTCCCGGTCACGCTGCGCGACCGCCGACCGGACGACCTGCCCACCCTGACCCGCTGGCTCACCGACCCAGGGGCCGAGTGGCGGCGCTGGGACGCGCCCTACTTCCCGGCGGCGGGTACCACCCGCACGATGGAGGCGTATGCCGAATACCTGGCAGCACACGGCCCCGACGCCGACGAGCAGGTCATCGACGTGGACGGCGTGGTGGTCGGGATGGTCAACCGCTCGGAGGAGGAGCCGGAGGGCGGCGGCTGGTGGGACCTCGGCATCCTGATCTACGACCCGGCGTACTGGGGGGGCGGTGTGGGCACGCGGGCGTTGAGCCTGTGGGTGCAGGACACGCTGAACTGGACCGACGCGCACGTCCTGACCGTGACCACCTGGAGCGGCAACGAGCGGATGCTGCGCCTCGGCGCCCGGCTCGGCTTCCGCGAGTGTGCCCGCGTGCGACAGGCGCGGCTGTGGGGGGGCGTGCGGTACGACAGCGTTCAGATGGACCTGCTGCGCGGGGAGTGGCGCGGCCTGCCCCGACCATGA
- a CDS encoding GNAT family N-acetyltransferase, producing the protein MTPRIRPAQTFDAAFAAPLIQEATRRVGQHLTGTTSDEDAAHVIAEFFVARGNRLSFTHTLIAEGEDGRPVGLAVLYPGEFAQALDAPFREHRRSLGLDPAIPSEAEAGELYLDTLATVAEARGRGVGRALIEACAERARALGLPLTLLVEDGNPAARLYARSGFVAVGRQDLAGHAYTRLARQPDV; encoded by the coding sequence ATGACCCCCCGCATTCGCCCGGCCCAGACCTTTGACGCGGCCTTTGCCGCTCCGCTGATTCAGGAGGCCACCCGGCGGGTGGGCCAGCACCTGACGGGCACCACGAGCGACGAGGACGCCGCGCACGTCATCGCCGAGTTTTTCGTGGCGCGGGGCAACCGCCTGAGCTTCACGCACACGCTGATTGCCGAGGGCGAGGATGGCCGTCCGGTGGGCCTCGCTGTGCTGTATCCCGGCGAGTTCGCGCAGGCCCTCGACGCGCCCTTTCGCGAGCACCGCCGCTCGCTGGGGCTGGACCCTGCCATTCCCAGCGAGGCGGAGGCGGGCGAGCTGTACCTCGACACTCTCGCCACGGTTGCGGAGGCGCGGGGGCGGGGCGTGGGTCGGGCACTGATTGAGGCCTGTGCGGAACGGGCACGGGCACTCGGCCTCCCCCTGACCCTGCTGGTGGAGGACGGCAACCCGGCGGCGCGGCTCTACGCCCGCAGCGGCTTCGTGGCGGTGGGACGGCAGGACCTCGCGGGGCACGCGTACACGCGCCTCGCCCGGCAGCCTGACGTCTGA
- a CDS encoding GNAT family N-acetyltransferase: MPTLTLRERQPGDLPILHRWLHAETDPEWKRWDAPYFHAARCPSPLSLADYTERAQAEPPSPHRRVIALDGMCIGMVTRWEEAPAGGGWWDLGVLIYDPAHWGGGLGTRALGLWTDATFRETEAHVLTLTTWGGNERMVRAAARVGYRECGRVPEARA, from the coding sequence ATGCCCACCCTCACCCTGCGCGAGCGCCAGCCCGGCGACCTCCCCATCCTCCACCGCTGGCTGCACGCCGAGACGGACCCGGAGTGGAAGCGGTGGGACGCGCCGTACTTCCACGCCGCCCGCTGCCCCTCTCCCCTGTCGCTGGCCGACTACACCGAGCGAGCACAGGCCGAACCGCCCTCGCCGCACCGTCGGGTCATCGCCTTGGACGGGATGTGCATCGGCATGGTGACCCGCTGGGAGGAGGCCCCAGCGGGCGGCGGCTGGTGGGACCTCGGCGTGCTGATCTACGACCCGGCCCACTGGGGCGGCGGACTGGGGACGCGGGCGCTGGGGCTGTGGACGGACGCCACCTTCCGCGAGACGGAGGCGCACGTCCTGACGCTCACGACCTGGGGCGGCAACGAACGCATGGTCCGGGCCGCCGCACGGGTGGGCTACCGCGAATGCGGCCGGGTGCCGGAGGCGCGGGCGTAG
- the yidD gene encoding membrane protein insertion efficiency factor YidD, translated as MTRIDRLTLSGIRLYQRHLSPRKGFRCAHTALHGGESCSAAVARIVREDGLVRGRARIAARFGACREAHNAIHGGSPFALGSSVETRGVCCIGPIPIPFRCG; from the coding sequence ATGACCCGAATTGACCGCCTGACCCTCTCCGGCATTCGCCTCTACCAGCGGCATCTCTCGCCGCGCAAGGGGTTTCGCTGCGCCCACACCGCGCTGCACGGCGGCGAGTCGTGCTCGGCGGCGGTGGCCCGCATCGTGCGGGAAGACGGGCTGGTGCGGGGCCGCGCCCGGATTGCCGCCCGGTTCGGAGCGTGCCGGGAGGCCCATAACGCCATCCACGGCGGCTCCCCATTCGCACTGGGGTCCAGCGTGGAGACACGCGGGGTGTGCTGCATTGGGCCGATCCCGATTCCCTTCCGCTGCGGGTGA
- a CDS encoding FAD-dependent oxidoreductase, with the protein MLPGPQDVCIVGGGPAGMILALLLARQGIPVTVLEAAGDFQRNFRGDTLHPAIMELLAGLGLAGPVLGLPHTRAHRARLVLAEGTQVIADFSRLRTPYPYLTVMAQSRFLTFLAAELERFPHARVVMGARVEGLLEEGGEVRGVRYRRAGVLHDLSATLTVGADGRFSRVRDLAGLELRRLSPGQDVLWFSLPRHADDPGGSIDLHLRGPHCIVTTDHGERWQVGYSIRKGSYAAARAAGVAPIREAVADTVPWLAGRLQALTEWRDLHLLAVEVARVRRWWRPGLLLIGDAAHPISPVGGMGINMAVQDAVAAANVLCGPLRSGRLRPRHLARVQRQRAWQIVALQAQQVIEEREVEGLDGAQPLHVPSLLLRMLQGVPGLQGVPGYVTAYGLRPERLRAQWRTARL; encoded by the coding sequence ATGTTGCCGGGGCCGCAGGACGTGTGCATCGTGGGGGGAGGCCCGGCGGGGATGATCTTGGCGTTGCTGCTGGCCCGGCAGGGCATCCCGGTGACAGTGCTGGAGGCAGCGGGCGACTTTCAGCGCAACTTCCGGGGCGACACCCTACATCCCGCGATCATGGAACTGCTCGCCGGACTGGGGCTGGCCGGCCCTGTTCTGGGACTGCCGCACACGCGCGCGCACCGGGCACGCCTCGTGCTGGCGGAAGGTACACAAGTCATCGCGGACTTCTCGCGGCTGCGGACGCCCTACCCCTATCTCACGGTGATGGCCCAGTCGCGCTTTCTGACCTTCCTCGCTGCCGAACTGGAGCGCTTTCCCCATGCGAGGGTGGTCATGGGCGCCCGGGTGGAGGGACTGCTGGAGGAGGGCGGCGAGGTCCGGGGCGTGCGCTACCGCCGGGCTGGGGTCCTGCACGACCTTTCCGCCACGCTGACCGTGGGGGCGGACGGCCGCTTTTCCAGGGTGCGCGACCTCGCCGGGTTGGAGTTGCGGCGGCTCTCGCCGGGGCAGGACGTGCTGTGGTTCTCGCTCCCCCGGCACGCGGACGACCCTGGCGGCAGCATCGACCTGCACCTGCGCGGCCCGCACTGCATCGTGACCACCGACCACGGCGAGCGCTGGCAGGTGGGGTATTCCATCCGCAAGGGGAGTTACGCGGCGGCGCGGGCGGCGGGCGTGGCCCCCATTCGCGAGGCGGTGGCCGATACAGTGCCCTGGCTGGCCGGGCGGTTGCAGGCCCTGACCGAGTGGCGCGACCTGCACCTGCTCGCCGTGGAGGTCGCCCGCGTGCGGCGTTGGTGGCGCCCCGGCCTGCTCCTGATCGGGGACGCGGCCCATCCCATCTCGCCGGTCGGTGGCATGGGCATCAACATGGCCGTGCAGGATGCGGTGGCCGCCGCCAACGTGCTGTGCGGCCCCCTGCGCTCGGGGCGGCTGCGGCCCCGGCACCTCGCCCGCGTGCAGCGCCAGCGTGCCTGGCAGATCGTCGCCTTGCAAGCCCAGCAGGTGATCGAGGAGCGGGAGGTCGAGGGCCTGGACGGTGCCCAGCCGCTGCACGTGCCCAGCCTGCTGCTGCGGATGCTTCAGGGGGTGCCGGGCCTCCAGGGGGTGCCGGGGTATGTGACCGCCTACGGCCTGCGCCCCGAGCGGTTGCGGGCGCAGTGGCGGACGGCGCGGCTGTAG
- a CDS encoding AAA family ATPase has product MIGDHLQVTLGRAADYAREAGHEYVTLEHLLLALTHDPEAREALLAVGADVERLRDELSELLDGFESVEDAEPDFTLGVHRVVQGAVLQLHASGKGHEQADGARVLAELLEEDDSPARAALEAQGVTRLDVLAYVSHGAAKVAGRERERRVTGVDGEAPEEGTAEQNPLEAYATDLTAQARAGEFDPVIGREAELERTVHILARRSKNNPVLVGEPGVGKTALAEGLAQRVADGEAPGFLRGASVYALDLGALLAGTRYRGDFEQRLKAVLAALDGQNAVLFIDELHTLVGAGATEGGSVDAANLLKPALARGKLRVLGATTPAELRHLERDRALWRRFQTVEVPEPSEEDALAILRGLAPGYAAHHGVTYTDAALSAAVRLSARHLRDRFLPDKAIDVLDEAGAARSSAGRGGEIGEADIEATVARMARVPVGAVKAEEVRSLATLDADLKARVFGQDAAVEAVASAVKLARAGLRDPQKPQGAFLFAGPTGVGKTELARALAERLGVELLRFDMSEYQEAHTVARLVGAPPGYVGFDQGGLLTDAVAKNPHAVLLLDEIEKAHPDVYNLFLQLMDHGTLTDHTGKKVDGRGLLIVYTTNAGAADASRPALGFSREGRSGEEAEAVKRTFTPEFRNRLDAVIHFRPLSREVMGNVVDKFLRQLEGQLAERGVSLTVTPAARARLALLGYDPQMGARPLARVIEERVKRPLADELLFGRLSGGGAVTVDADGEGFSFR; this is encoded by the coding sequence ATGATCGGCGACCACCTGCAAGTCACCCTGGGCCGCGCCGCCGACTACGCGCGGGAGGCCGGGCACGAATACGTCACGCTGGAGCATCTGCTGCTGGCCCTGACTCACGACCCGGAGGCGAGGGAAGCGCTGCTGGCCGTCGGCGCCGACGTGGAGCGGCTGCGCGACGAGCTGAGTGAACTGCTGGACGGCTTCGAGAGCGTGGAGGACGCCGAGCCCGACTTCACCCTCGGGGTTCACCGAGTGGTGCAGGGCGCGGTGCTGCAACTGCACGCCAGCGGCAAGGGCCACGAGCAGGCCGACGGCGCCCGCGTGCTGGCCGAGCTGCTGGAGGAGGACGACTCGCCCGCCCGCGCCGCGCTGGAGGCGCAGGGGGTGACCCGGCTGGACGTACTCGCCTACGTGTCCCACGGGGCCGCGAAGGTCGCCGGACGCGAGCGCGAGCGCCGAGTGACCGGGGTGGACGGCGAGGCGCCGGAAGAAGGCACCGCCGAGCAGAACCCGCTGGAAGCCTACGCCACCGACCTCACCGCGCAGGCGCGGGCCGGGGAGTTCGACCCGGTGATCGGGCGCGAGGCCGAGCTGGAGCGTACCGTGCATATCCTGGCGCGGCGCTCCAAGAACAATCCCGTTCTGGTCGGTGAACCCGGCGTGGGCAAAACGGCGCTGGCCGAGGGGCTGGCGCAGCGGGTGGCCGATGGGGAGGCCCCCGGCTTCCTGCGAGGGGCGAGCGTGTACGCCCTCGACCTGGGGGCGCTGCTCGCCGGAACCCGGTACCGGGGCGACTTCGAGCAGCGGCTCAAGGCGGTCCTCGCCGCGCTGGACGGGCAGAACGCGGTTCTCTTTATTGACGAGCTGCACACACTGGTCGGCGCCGGGGCGACCGAGGGGGGCAGCGTGGACGCGGCGAACCTCCTCAAACCCGCACTGGCGCGGGGCAAGCTGCGGGTGCTGGGGGCCACCACGCCCGCCGAGCTGCGCCACCTCGAACGCGACCGGGCGCTGTGGCGGCGTTTCCAGACGGTGGAGGTGCCCGAGCCGTCCGAGGAGGATGCCCTCGCCATCCTGCGCGGGCTGGCGCCGGGCTACGCGGCGCACCACGGGGTCACGTACACCGACGCGGCGCTCTCGGCCGCTGTCCGGCTCTCGGCCCGGCACCTGCGCGACCGCTTCCTGCCCGACAAGGCGATCGACGTGCTGGACGAGGCGGGGGCGGCCCGGTCCTCGGCGGGGCGGGGCGGCGAGATCGGGGAGGCGGACATCGAGGCGACCGTCGCGCGGATGGCCCGCGTGCCCGTCGGCGCGGTGAAGGCCGAGGAGGTGCGCTCGCTCGCCACGCTGGATGCCGACCTGAAGGCCCGTGTCTTCGGGCAGGACGCGGCGGTGGAGGCCGTCGCCAGCGCCGTCAAGCTGGCCCGCGCCGGGCTGCGCGACCCGCAGAAGCCGCAGGGGGCCTTCCTCTTCGCGGGGCCGACCGGGGTGGGCAAGACTGAGCTGGCGCGGGCGCTGGCGGAGCGCCTGGGGGTGGAGCTGCTGCGCTTCGACATGAGCGAGTACCAGGAGGCGCATACGGTGGCGCGGCTGGTGGGCGCCCCTCCCGGCTACGTGGGCTTCGACCAGGGCGGCCTGCTCACCGACGCGGTGGCGAAAAACCCCCACGCCGTCCTGCTGCTCGACGAGATCGAGAAGGCGCACCCCGACGTGTACAACCTCTTCCTGCAACTGATGGACCACGGTACCCTGACCGACCACACCGGCAAGAAGGTGGACGGACGCGGCCTGCTGATCGTCTACACCACGAACGCGGGCGCCGCCGACGCCAGCCGCCCCGCCCTGGGCTTCTCGCGAGAGGGCCGCTCGGGCGAGGAGGCCGAGGCGGTCAAGCGCACCTTTACCCCCGAGTTCCGCAACCGCCTCGACGCCGTGATCCACTTCCGGCCCCTGTCGCGGGAGGTCATGGGGAACGTGGTGGACAAGTTCTTGCGGCAACTGGAGGGGCAACTGGCCGAGCGCGGCGTCTCGCTGACGGTCACGCCCGCCGCCCGCGCCCGGCTCGCGCTGCTGGGCTACGACCCGCAGATGGGGGCGCGGCCCCTGGCCCGCGTCATCGAGGAACGGGTCAAGCGCCCGCTGGCCGACGAGCTGCTGTTCGGGCGGCTCAGCGGCGGCGGCGCGGTGACGGTGGACGCGGACGGCGAGGGCTTCAGTTTCCGTTGA
- the clpS gene encoding ATP-dependent Clp protease adapter ClpS → MTRRDADPTTQGRTQTLERTQTQRPRLYRVLLLNDDYTPMDFVVMVLERHFRKSEQEAQLIMLAVHHKGQGVAGVYTRDVAETKVAQVTAEARQYGYPLRLVAEPEASE, encoded by the coding sequence ATGACGCGCAGGGACGCCGACCCCACCACGCAGGGGCGCACGCAGACGCTGGAGCGCACGCAGACCCAGCGGCCCCGGCTCTACCGGGTGCTGCTGCTCAACGACGACTACACGCCGATGGACTTCGTGGTGATGGTGCTGGAGCGCCACTTCCGCAAGTCCGAGCAGGAGGCGCAGCTCATCATGTTGGCGGTCCACCACAAGGGGCAGGGCGTCGCCGGGGTCTATACCCGCGACGTGGCCGAGACGAAGGTCGCCCAGGTGACCGCCGAGGCCCGGCAGTACGGCTATCCGCTGCGGCTGGTGGCCGAGCCGGAGGCGAGCGAATGA
- a CDS encoding DUF1517 domain-containing protein, translating to MPKEAGPNHAGLSPARSPLRAAFLLAALLLLAVAALTLLGEAAAQSGGGFGGSSSGGGFGGGSSGGGGGFGGGFGGGYGGGYSGPIIIGGGGFGPGYIGGGGGFGIIGLLLFGFVIMSVLGFMRRSVGGGARGLGGAGSLSGTAQAVSVQLLLAEGDEVKRDLQRVARSGDPDSNEGLARMLQEAALVLLRHPERWVYGEVQRAQGSVGAADSQVGAWATEARAAFTVQTTSNYQNRDVNTGFEQRGDYTFERDGTDLYLAVTIAVAAHALGNLPPAGVTTAQEARAALAAISSVAPGDLIRAEVVWSPDAEGEFLSEDEAIRKYPGLTKL from the coding sequence ATGCCGAAAGAAGCTGGGCCGAACCACGCTGGTCTGTCACCTGCCAGAAGTCCCCTGCGGGCGGCGTTCCTCCTTGCCGCGCTGCTGCTCCTCGCGGTCGCCGCCCTGACGTTGCTGGGGGAGGCGGCGGCCCAGTCGGGTGGCGGCTTTGGCGGCAGCAGCAGCGGCGGGGGCTTTGGTGGGGGCAGCAGCGGCGGTGGGGGCGGCTTCGGCGGCGGGTTCGGGGGTGGCTACGGCGGCGGGTACTCCGGCCCGATCATCATCGGCGGGGGCGGCTTCGGGCCGGGGTATATCGGGGGAGGCGGGGGCTTCGGGATCATCGGGCTGCTGCTCTTCGGGTTCGTGATCATGAGCGTGCTGGGCTTCATGCGCCGCAGCGTGGGCGGCGGGGCGCGGGGCCTGGGCGGCGCGGGCAGCCTCAGCGGGACCGCGCAGGCGGTCAGCGTCCAGCTCCTGCTCGCCGAGGGCGACGAAGTCAAGCGCGACCTTCAGCGGGTGGCCCGCTCCGGCGACCCCGACTCCAACGAGGGCCTGGCCCGGATGCTTCAGGAAGCGGCCCTGGTCCTGTTGCGCCACCCCGAACGCTGGGTCTACGGCGAGGTGCAGCGGGCGCAGGGGTCGGTAGGCGCCGCCGACAGCCAGGTGGGCGCCTGGGCGACCGAGGCCCGCGCCGCCTTTACCGTGCAGACCACCAGCAACTACCAGAACCGGGACGTGAACACGGGCTTCGAGCAGCGGGGCGACTACACCTTTGAGCGCGACGGCACCGACCTCTACCTCGCCGTGACCATCGCGGTGGCCGCCCACGCCCTGGGCAACCTGCCCCCGGCGGGCGTGACCACCGCGCAGGAGGCCCGCGCGGCGCTGGCCGCCATCAGCTCGGTCGCCCCCGGCGACCTGATTCGCGCCGAGGTGGTCTGGAGCCCCGACGCGGAGGGCGAGTTCCTCTCGGAGGACGAGGCGATCCGCAAGTATCCGGGGTTGACCAAGCTGTAA
- a CDS encoding HNH endonuclease → MARRRPESNWPPPPRAPEVCALCGRGTPVLTEHHLVPRSQGRRQGVKIHELPTVMLCPACHKFLHRTFSNAELAGEYSSVEALLGHEDVRRFVAWVRGQPASKAVRVR, encoded by the coding sequence GTGGCCCGCCGCCGTCCCGAGTCCAACTGGCCCCCGCCGCCCCGCGCCCCCGAGGTCTGTGCCCTGTGCGGTCGGGGGACCCCGGTGCTCACCGAACACCACCTCGTGCCCCGGTCGCAGGGGCGGCGGCAGGGGGTCAAGATTCACGAGCTGCCCACCGTGATGCTGTGTCCGGCCTGCCACAAGTTCCTGCACCGGACCTTCAGCAACGCGGAGCTGGCGGGCGAGTATTCCAGCGTCGAGGCCCTGCTGGGACACGAGGACGTGCGCCGCTTCGTGGCCTGGGTGCGGGGGCAGCCCGCGAGCAAGGCCGTGCGGGTGCGGTAG
- a CDS encoding PH domain-containing protein, translating into MPTPVPLAPPEAPPALRLVTLGVPLLLAGAAFLPDEGRPPPHPELLAVALLTGLGFWLAPRRLGYELTGDGLVIRTLLGRTVLPYAGLRARRSAGRLGLRTFGTGLPGYLTGHFTFGPDPALRSVRAAATRTGGGVLLESGGQVYFLTPADPGGFLEALARRGSRVEE; encoded by the coding sequence ATGCCCACCCCCGTGCCCCTCGCCCCCCCGGAGGCGCCGCCCGCTCTGCGCCTCGTGACGCTGGGCGTGCCGCTGCTGCTGGCCGGAGCCGCCTTCCTGCCCGACGAGGGCCGCCCGCCGCCCCACCCTGAACTCCTCGCCGTGGCCCTGCTGACGGGCCTGGGCTTCTGGCTCGCGCCGCGCCGGTTGGGGTATGAGCTGACGGGCGACGGCCTCGTTATCCGGACGTTGCTGGGCCGCACCGTGTTGCCCTACGCCGGACTGCGGGCGCGGCGCTCGGCGGGGCGGCTGGGGCTGCGGACCTTCGGCACCGGGCTGCCGGGCTACCTCACCGGGCACTTCACCTTCGGGCCGGACCCGGCGCTGCGGAGCGTGCGGGCGGCGGCCACCCGCACCGGCGGTGGGGTGCTGCTGGAATCGGGCGGGCAGGTCTACTTCCTGACACCCGCGGACCCTGGCGGCTTCCTGGAAGCCCTGGCCCGGCGCGGGTCACGGGTGGAGGAATGA